DNA from Solanum stenotomum isolate F172 chromosome 3, ASM1918654v1, whole genome shotgun sequence:
taagtggttgtaattttgaagtgaaaagttgtcataagggtaaaattgtaacttcactgtgctaatcattgttgccttaatctgtgtgccatttctaaagtggacaactaaaaagggacggagggagtataatatAACGATCCCGATAACAACTGccaacattttcattttctctttttcgcTACTGTCAAGCTCAACTAGCTGCcgtcctttttcttctttcagtTTTTGCTCATATATATTTTCCGACGATCTAGGGTTTCCACTTCAATAATCATGGCCGATTGGCAGCAGTATCTACAGTCGATAATCTTCGGTCTCATTTTCTCTTTCCTTCTCGCCAAGCTTTTCTCTATTATCTTCGCTTTCCGTGATGAAAATCTCCGGATTACGCGCGCGGATTCCTCCGAGGCTGAAGAGAAAAGATCGCCGGAGGAAGCTGATATTATCGGGGTTTCAGAAGATGCCGAACCGTTGATTCAGAGGAACGACGGCGGTTTGAAAGGGAGTTCGGTGAGTGGTGATGAAGATAGCGATGATGATTGGGAAGGTGTAGAAAGTACTGAGTTGGATGAGGCGTTTAGTGCTGCGACAGCGTTTGTGGCGGCTACAGCAGCTGATCGGTCGCATAAGGTATCAAATGAGGTGCAACTGCAGCTCTATGGGCTTTATAAGATTGCGACTGAGGGACCTTGCACTGCTCCACAGCCATCGGCTCTCAAAATGACTGCTCGTGCCAAATGGTAATGCTCTCCACAATCCTCCTCTTATTGTTTTTGCTGTCTTAGTTTAGATTGTCATTTGCTTGCTTTGTGACTAGATAGTTTGACATATTTTGTTGATGAATCTGATACTCTGCTTTAGAAACAGAGAGCAAGCACTATTGGATCTGTATAAGATATCATGTTACATGTCCTTGTTAGCATAAGGAAGGAAAAGTAACTCAAATGGTGAACTTTTATGATATATGTAATTAGTGAATTAAgtagtttttagttttttgttAAATAGAATTATACCTTGATAGGAGTAATAAGACTAGATGCTGATGCTTAATTACCGGTGCAAGAGGATACACTTTGCAGTGGCCTAAGTAACTTTGACATATAGTGAATCATATTGTGCTAAGACTTATTAGGATAAGCAACTAAAGGCTATTGTTTCCTTAGTGGAATGTGGAATGATAGCGATgcttatgaaatttatttacaaaagtTTACTGCAAGTTATGTTAAATAATAGGATGTAAGGGATGAGGTAAGTGGAAGTTCCCAAAGACTTCTCTGTAACCTTGCTTGGAAAAACAAGTTATCATTTCTAGGTTGTTTCAAATAAAGTTGCTTGTGGCATCTTCATGGCATGATTCCGCTGTAGTTATCTTCTAGAAAAAGAAATCCTCCAAGGCATGAGAAAGGCATTTTCTCAGATCTCAATGACGCAATCTGGAAtgagaaagagttttttttctaaaacataCTGACAGTAACTTTTCATATAGCTCATCACTTCAAATGAGTATTTAATATCCTCTTAACCTTTTTGGGTGTGTGGATCTCCCCTCTCCTTGTAATCCTGTTTGAAATATAACATATACTAGGCTGGTAGCTTTTCTCAAATCTTTTCACGGTGAAAAGAGTAAGGTCATAGAAGCAAAATCCTCTCAACCTGTTttccatgtttttttttatagatcaAATGTTTTCTATGCAATCAGTAATATATTTGGTTGGTCTCTCTAAATGACTGATGCTAAGATTTGCTTTCATCATGTATTAGGCAAGCATGGCAGAAATTGGGTGCCATGCCTCCTGAAGAAGCCATGGAGAAGTATCTTGATATCGTGACTGAGTTATTTCCTTCCTGGCTTGATGGGTCTGCAAATGTAAGACATGCATCTTTGTTATTAATAGCAAGCATTCATGTCTTTGTGTTCCtgttctatttttaaaaaaaaattctacttccttttcttcttcctgATGTCTTCTTATTTCTGTTTGGCCTACTTGACATGCTCAAATAGAAAAAGAAGGGTGAAGAAAGTAGTGGTGCACATAATGCAGATACTAGAAGGCCAATGGGACCAGTTTTCAGTACCTTCATCAGTGAGGAGGATTCCGAAAATGAGTTGTAAGGTTCTTTAACTTGTTTGAACTTTAACTCTTGCAAtctgattttgttttaaattgtggCTTGTATAACATATTTAAACGTGTCCCTCTCGGGAAATCATGCACTCCCTCTGTCCTGAAAAATATCCTTATTTGCTATTTCAAATAAGTGTTGCACTTTCTTTAAGGGAAGGATTTAATACGTTTTATATAACTCAACTTATGTAGGACCCTATTTTACTACTATTTAGATACCTTGGATGCAAATTTGCTCCTAACGAAGACTAAGCTACTCATCTTCTTCTAGTAAGCATATGTGGAGTACTACCAAACTGGTAAAGGAGAAGAGaacaaaattagaattaaatggTTGTATATTAGTATGTCAtggttttgtttctttttcatgtCCTACCCCTCTCCAGTTATAGTTGAATTTTCTACCTAAAATTACAACTGTCGAAGGAAATTTCCGGCTTCGCTTGAATCAATCAAACTTTATTATGAGTTCTAACCCTGAAGACCTTTCACCAGTTGGCTCGACAGTTTTAACTTTAACTAAGGCATCGTTCTTTAGGACTTGAGGTACTGGGTATAGTGTAGTTCTTTTATTTGTTGTCACCCTTTCTTCTATTCCAGGACTATATTCGCAACAAACTGCAATGTAGTCTATGACTAGTTTTTCTTGGCATCAAAAGGCAGAAACATTCTTTGGAGTTTCATTCTGATATTCTTGTTTGTTTATAGGGTTTATTTGTCTTccaatcttaatttttttttcctgcaCTAAGAGGCAAACCTTCTTTGTTTATTTGTCTTTTATCTATATGTGTgtattttgtaatatttataATACTTAGGGAATGttacctttatcaaaaaaaaaaaaaattacttaggGAAGAAGAAATCTTATAAATCACATgctcattattttcttttcagaaAATTGGATGAGATACATGCCTTTGCACGAGAAGGGGACGATGAGAACTTGCTTAAGTGCATTGAGAGTGGCGTTCCTGTGGATGTGAAAGGTTGGTTCACAATGTGATGCATAAGTTCTTTTGAAGTCTACGTATGGTGTTTTAATGTTGATAATTTTGATTCACTATTAAGTGCATTGATTATGGTTTTTAATTGATAACCGATTCTGAGGATGGGTCAGTCTTCTTTGAAACAAGATGATTCTCTTGCATTATTaccaagaagaaaaaattaatagtgTGGAGAACTGAGAGAACGTTTAGGGTGGGTGAGGTGACTCAAAATCCCGGAGTTTGAATGATGTCTACCAGGAACTTGTAATGCAGATTTTTCTGTCTTTCCGTTTGTTTGAGGTTCGTCCTGATTAAAAATTGTTTCTTGAAATGATTCCAGACAGTGAGGGCCGTGCCCCCTTACACTGGGCTGTCGATCGTGGTCATCTCAACATCACTAAATTGCTTTTAAGCAGGAATGCAGATGTAAATGCCAAGGTACATATAGTTTTCAATACAGCCAAGGTGCATATAATTTTGCATCATTACGCCGAACCCCTAATCTTGTTTCGGTTCTGtgatttgttatatatatgCTTTGTGGGGCTTGTATTTTTTTACATGATTTGTTTCATTTGAAATCCTAAAGAGTCATAACCTTTCTTGATGTAGCTgtaattttcttgtattttcaccctctcctttttttctttcttccccCAACTCTCTTAAATATAGTGTTTTTGAGAATTTGTCATTATATTGGAATTTAAAGAGAGTCAGAGAGTAACATAGATGCAAGATtgcagagagagagagagagagcaaaGAAGACTACTGTGCTGAAAGCTTTACTAAACCTAGTGAGTTTTCAAATTACATTATCTGACCATGTAATCATAAAGCAAGATGATATGGCCAATAGTGTGCCAAAACATACTCAAGTACATGTGAGACAGATGGTTTAATGAAAACCCTAATATCAACTAAACTCTCAAGTGTGGCCTATGTTTTTAAGGAAATGTAATGGACACA
Protein-coding regions in this window:
- the LOC125860986 gene encoding acyl-CoA-binding domain-containing protein 1; this encodes MADWQQYLQSIIFGLIFSFLLAKLFSIIFAFRDENLRITRADSSEAEEKRSPEEADIIGVSEDAEPLIQRNDGGLKGSSVSGDEDSDDDWEGVESTELDEAFSAATAFVAATAADRSHKVSNEVQLQLYGLYKIATEGPCTAPQPSALKMTARAKWQAWQKLGAMPPEEAMEKYLDIVTELFPSWLDGSANKKKGEESSGAHNADTRRPMGPVFSTFISEEDSENELKLDEIHAFAREGDDENLLKCIESGVPVDVKDSEGRAPLHWAVDRGHLNITKLLLSRNADVNAKDLEGQTALHYAAVCEREDIAEFLVNHGADVEIKDNEGDCPRDVCELHWPWLQQVTVHN